A portion of the Oncorhynchus nerka isolate Pitt River linkage group LG27, Oner_Uvic_2.0, whole genome shotgun sequence genome contains these proteins:
- the LOC135565369 gene encoding melanocyte-stimulating hormone receptor-like, with amino-acid sequence MADNTSQHNFIMHHHMELSTLTVYSENRTNNTSAREQNSTTCSLRIPQELFLTLGLISLVENIFVVLAIIKNRNLHSPMYYFICCLAVSDMLVSVANVVETIVMLLTEHGLLVVTPEMLRHLDNVIDIMNCSSVVSSLSFLCTIAADRYITIFYALRYHSIMTTQRAVTIIAMVWLTSITASILFIVYHSHTAVIVCLVTFFCITLVFTAVLYMHMFILAHVHSRRIMAIYKSRRQGTSMKGAITLTILLGVFILCWGPFFLHLILILTCPTTPFCTCFFSYFNLFLILIICNSLIDPLIYAYRSQELRKTLKELLFCSCVTFRCDSILECLFPWKFT; translated from the coding sequence ATGGCGGACAACACGTCTCAACATAACTTCATCATGCACCACCACATGGAGCTGAGCACCCTCACCGTGTACAGTGAGAACCGCACCAACAACACCAGCGCCAGGGAGCAGAACTCTACGACCTGCTCGCTCCGCATTCCACAGGAGCTGTTCCTGACGCTGGGCCTCATTAGTCTGGTAGAGAACATTTTCGTGGTGCTGGCCATCATCAAGAACCGCAATCTGCACTCGCCCATGTACTACTTCATATGCTGCCTGGCCGTCTCCGACATGCTGGTCAGCGTCGCCAACGTGGTGGAGACCATAGTCATGTTGCTCACCGAACACGGGCTGCTAGTTGTCACACCTGAAATGCTGCGGCACCTGGACAACGTCATCGACATCATGAACTGCAGCTCGGTGGTGTCGTCGCTGTCCTTCCTATGCACCATCGCCGCCGATCGATACATCACCATATTTTACGCGCTGCGTTACCACAGCATTATGACCACGCAGCGCGCCGTGACCATCATCGCGATGGTGTGGCTGACCAGCATCACGGCCAGCATACTTTTTATTGTCTACCACTCTCACACCGCCGTCATTGTATGCCTCGTCACCTTCTTCTGCATCACTCTTGTCTTCACCGCTGTGCTCTACATGCACATGTTCATCCTGGCGCACGTGCACTCGCGGCGCATCATGGCCATCTACAAGTCTCGCCGCCAGGGCACGAGCATGAAGGGCGCCATCACGCTCACTATCCTGCTAGGGGTCTTCATCCTCTGCTGGGGACCCTTCTTCCTCCACCTTATTCTCATCCTCACCTGCCCCACGACCCCATTCTGCACCTGCTTTTTCAGCTACTTCAACCTCTTTCTCATCCTCATCATCTGTAACTCGCTCATCGACCCTCTCATCTACGCCTATAGGAGCCAGGAGCTGCGCAAGACACTCAAGGAGCTGCTCTTCTGCTCCTGCGTCACCTTTCGATGCGATTCCATACTTGAGTGTCTATTTCCATGGAAGTTCACGTGA